The Aspergillus luchuensis IFO 4308 DNA, chromosome 6, nearly complete sequence genome segment ACTAGCCGGAGTCAGCCATTCAGCGCATTAGACTAAGTGGGAGACATATTGCTTGAATGTTAGTGCTTACGGTGAAGTGGAGAGGCGGATAATAATGCCACGCCCTTGGTTTGTGTGACTCACATTTATATTTCTCATCGTCGTGCTGTCCCCTTCATCAATTTGGCCCACCTCAACTATGAGCCATGGATCGTTTGCCACCAGAGCTGAAGCTACATGTGGCAGGTGCAGTAAGACTGCTACTACCCTCTCTTGGGAATTTCCTAACTCGGCGTCTAGGTGGGCGACGTGTCGCGGGAAGCTCTGCGAGCCTTATCACAGGTCAACCGTCAGTGGAGTCAGATCGTCGCGCCCATTCTCTATAAGAATATTACACTACCGTTACGATCCCTTAAGTCCCAGAATCGCATTCTCCAACTTCTAGACGTCAGCCGCATCTTACCGCATGTTAAGAAATTGACACTCCTTGCTAGAAGCTACTCCACTAACCTACCGGTCCCGGACGAAAGCATAGGCGATTATCTCGAACAAACTCTCCCTGAAGATATCGATGTCTCACTACTGTGTCAATTTGTAGGTGATTGGACCCCGACCATTGCCCTGGTGAAGCGGTTGCCCTGTCTGCAGCAGCTGACCATCCTGGCTTTCGCACGTTATGCTGAGCTTCTGGATGTCGTCGCGGAGGTGCATCCATCCTGTCGTGTGTCTATATTCACGCTTAGTCGGTTTTCTCCGAGGTGGATTCTCTATTGGTCCGAATGGCTTCGTTCTCCCGTGCTATATGCGGTCACAGTCATATGCCATGATGAAAGACATATGAGAACCTTTAGGGAGGATCCTGATCGTGCTCTGTGGGACCTTCTCCATCAAGCACGACAGATCAAGTATTTATCGCTGCAGATTAGTGTCAAGCCCTTTGACTGGATAATCTCAGAATCTACAAGATGGTCCCCGTCCCAGCTGTCAGAGAGCGAAATCAACGAGGCTCCGCGTGCGAAGCTGGAGACGCTTTCGCTACCCTTGATCACGAAAATGACTGCGTCACAGCTGCAAAGGTGGTCCCAGATGACTGATCTGGCATATCTCACCGAGTGGGCGGCGGGTACCATCGAGGAAATGACTACCTTGACGGCCATCACTGAGCTGCAGCCTTTCCGGGCATTGAAGCGGTTAACGCTTAGACTTGACCAACCAAAAGACTCTCCATGCTGGCCAAGGGCAGTCAAGAGGATGTTTCGCTCACTCCCACCATTGAATTACCTCTATCTTCTGGGAAGATATAACCCAGCGATACTTCCCACCGCTATTCTGAAACGACACGGCCCAACTCTGACCGAGTTGAAGTTGTACTACAAGCGGTCACAGTTTCAACAAATTAACGAGGCGCGTCCGCTCTCACTTAGAAAACAGAGTGCTCCCACGTTCCCTCCAGCCGTCATTACCAACATTGCAGCCTGCTGCCCTGCTCTGCAGACGCTGTGTATCTGCGTGCAGCGATATCGAGGCCACCCGATCGAGGCGCAAACATACGACGCTCTGGCGAAGTTCCCGGTCTTACAGAAGTTGGATCTCGTCCTCAACTGCGTGGCAGCAAGCAAGGCCGACGGGACGCCGTCTCCGCCGCGGGAGCTGACCGCGTACGAACAAGAACTCTTCCCATACCGCTTCGGCCAGATCTCCAAATGGACCATCCGGGACAGCATGATCAACTCGGCCATTGATGAATCGCTGGTCAAGGCAATCTTCAATCGCATTCTAATGGGCCAACAGGGTCGCTCTTTGCAGCTGCTCCGCTTACATCCGCACCTTGGCAAGTTCGAGCCCTGGATGAGCACGGACACGCGCAACCGTCTACCAGTTAGTGCAGGGGAGATGATTAAGGAATTGGCGGGGGCGTGGCAGGTCGACTGGCCCAGATATGGTAAACCGCAGTTGGAAAACCGGTTTAGACCCAGTCGTGATCAAGAAGCTGTAACAATACCCAAAGATGGCGAGATCTTCGAGTCAATCTGGCCGTCAACTCGGGAACCCAAGACATGGCCCCTGGAATGGTGTAGCTGGCCTTTGCAGTAGACTATGTTGGTCAATGGGACTTTCAATCAGACCATACTGGTAGGCTGTTGCTCTATCTATAGAAAAAGGCATACGGTCAGAAGTTGGCTCAGACAGCCTAGGTAAAAATGCGTGCGTGACAGGATGTCGCAGATCTTTCCTAGCTGGGAGGGTCGACTTAACCACGGCAAGCCTCGTGGCCTCGGAGAACGCTGAAATGTACTAATTCGCTTTGTTCGAATGAGACGACATTCCAGTCCTTATGTATAGTCCAGCCTCAGTCAGAGAAGGTGACACCTGATGTTGTGAAAGCAAAGCTCATCGTAGAGTTACTTTGCTGCTAGGCTAAAGATGGGTGATTAATGAGTACGGAAGGCAGGCACAGTAGGGCGCGGTCCGCTGCAGGGGCTGACATTCTGTaaacacacgcacacacgcacacacatgTTAAGATGAAGTCACCATGTCCGCGTTTCTTATGTTGTTCCTGGCGTGTAACATCGTCGGGCTTTCCCAATGTTTATCGTCCGAAGTTCATCTCCGCTGAACTATCTACTGCTGCATCGGCAGGGCTGATCTGCCAAGGCGAAAGGGGTACGCGATTCCGACTTGTCCGACCTCTCGGAACGCCAGCACGCGACAAAGCCTCCAACGTGTGGCTAGCGATAGACGAATCTAGACCTGATGCTGAGTACATTATCAAGCTACCGCCTGGAGACAACAACGACAGTCCGTGGTCCAATACTGCTCTCGCTGCTTTAAAGCATGAATTGGAGATGCAAAGACTGTTTGCAAAGGATCCTATGATTCGCAGACTCGTGGATTACGTTCCTGAGTCGGAGCCTGTTGGACCGATGATGGTTCTTGAAGCATTTACGGACTCGCTCTGGGATGCTCGAAATGCCAGGCCGTTTACTGCGAAGGAAATCAAGTGGATTATGAAGGGGGTACTCCTTGGTATTTATACGGTCCATATGAGAGGACTGGTTTATACAGGTAAGACTGAATGTCAGATAAACTCCCAAAATTGGTTACCAAGCTAAGCATGGTCTGTACTCAGAtctgaagatggagaacgTTGTACTTGGAGGGTTCGATTCCTCCAAGCCAAGTGAGAATTTTCGTGATCTGATCGTTAGACTGGCAGATTGCGGTTCTAGTACGTggcatttcttcttcctgtatCCTTGCCCAGCAAATCTCACATATTTTATAGTTAGCAAACCATCTACCAGAGAGATCACTTCCCTCACATATCGAAGTCCCGAGGTCCACTTCGGGAAATCTTGGACTTCGAGCACAGATGTGTGGTCCTGGGGGATAATAGTTAGTGAATTGTTTTTCGAATGTCTTTCTCGCGGTGCGCTCTCTAACGATATCATCTACAGTTAGCCCAATTGTTCCAGGCCCAGGTGGACTTCAGATCAGCGGGAATTTACGATTCAATTCAATCTAAAAGTCTCGAGGAGAAGCGAGATACCATTCGGGGTCAGCTTGCAATTGACTTTGACTTGTCATCGCTGCCATTCTATGCTGAGGACAAACAATGCGCCCGGATCTTGCCTACCCCACAACCAGAAAGGGCATACATGTGGGCGAACAACATGGTTGAGAAAGGTGTTCCGGGTAATGATATCCATTTTTTGGTGGAGGTTCTACCACCAGATCCAAACGCACGCCTTACGGTGCGTGAGATCCTCGAAAGTGGATATCTGGACGGCTAAGTGGGATTAAGTTCTGTTTTCACCATGCATCGCCGGCGCCAAGTCGGAATTATTGAAGCGCCCGCGAAGTCTTCCTTACGGATCTTGAGGTCTCTACATGAGCAGCTGACTAGTCGGGGACGTATGTAAAATCAAAAACGCTTCAGACCTGATTACTGGAAACAATCACTGTATTGTAAAAGTTCAAAAACAAAATaatacatacaacagaagggattcgctggtggtcacccacccaactactaacctcccggcgtgtggcttgagtacggctgagcggacgggaagccctattttccacaccctatggtcgtatgtgctaGATGATTGCTAGGAGTGGCATATCTGATTCAGGAGGAGAAATACTATGATCAAGTAACTATAATTTACCCCAAAGGAAGTTCCATAAAGCCGCCAAGTACGCCTAGCTGAATCCACTCTTGACTTACGGCCTGACATGGCTAAGTATCATGGGATGACTGGGCTGATCCAAAGCTTAATTTCTATTCATCATTCGAGCTTTCGCTGCCCGAATCGGCGCTGGTTGCTCACATATGGGCCTCCTGTCGGCTTGCTTTCTTGCATTCCTCTAAGCCCAAATATTGTGCAAGACTGACGGAATCGAATGCCATCAATTTATTTTGTTTAGCCAGCGGCCCGGAAGTGAGAGCAAGGTGACGTCCACAGACGGAAAGCTGATCCGGTGCTTGCGCATCTATTTCATCACCTACGACATGATGTCGACAGACGTTCCATGTATCTTGTGATGACTTACGAATAGAATAACTTCCCCTCTCTTGGTCGCTTTGAAAGCTCAGCATTCACCCGCTCTTAAGCTATCGCCCAAGTTTTGACCGCTAGACTAAAGAAGAAATAACGCGCCTATCCCAACAGCTGCTCGAGCAATATGTCCGAAAAGTTATCAGATTTCGACATGGCACTCAAACCTAAAACCAGGAGGCCTTTCAACTCCACTATGCAATCTATGTTGACAAAGCTCCATTTGAAACACAGCCTGAGAGCCTCATTCAGTGTCCTGCCTCCGAGACTGGTGGAAAAAATATTCACATTCCTCTCCGTCCCAGATCAGATCTGTTTCGGACTAAGCTGTCAATTAATTCTATGTTGTCTCAAGTCCTACCTTGAGGAGCAGAAAACCCAGCTTTATCAGCTTCTTCCCgtcgaaaaaagaaagaacataTTCGCCAAGATTGAACAACAACCCAGAGTACAGTTGCTACTTCGACTCGAGAGCGATCGTTGGAGATACTGCAGTGACTGTCAAGTTCTTCACCCAGCCTTTACCTGGCGGTCTCTACGTGATCTTAAGGAAACGCATACGAAGCAATCGAAATGTTGCTCTGGATGTTCTGTTCTAAAAGGCAGTATACGCTGTATGCCATATGCTGGCGAAGTTGACATTTGCCCGTGTACGAGAATCACATTCGTTGATAAACTGGACTTGATACGGCTatgcaaaaaggaaaaaaggttCGTGCCTGTCAGCAATGGAAAGTCCAGTAGCGTTCCTCCCACTCAAAAGCCGAGTAAAGATTTCCAGCATTCCTGCGTGTTCAACGCAAACCCTTTGTTTAGGGTCAGAATCAGGACTGATCTTTTGTACGATGATACGCACCAGAGACTGTGCCTGTACAATTTCTATGAGATCTACACCGTACCCGGATGTCCTTTGAAGAGCTTGCGATCTATCACCAGGTGTCCACACAGAAACATAGTGGATTTTGCTCAACAAATCTTTCATGAAGGTGGATCAAGGTTTATGGGGTGGGAAAAGAATCGCTCAACGCGCTCTGCTAAATTCAGTAGTTGGGCGAGGTATGAGAATGCAGAAGGTTGCTACTACTCCATGACGATATCAACAGCAAGAGACTTGGGGAAAAGTGATTGGCCTGATAAAGCTTGGACTCGCCAATCTTCTCATCGCAATACCCCCAGCGGGAACGCTTAACTGAAGGGCGTCATTTGATATAGTAATGTTTGGGAAACGGCCATTTATCTCCCTTTCTCGATATATGCTAGTATGAGGCACAGCTTGACGAAATGTTATTCTACACAAGACTGTTTGGATGACTCAAAGGGATAGTCATTGATCTTAACTCGGTAACAGAGAGTCTAGGGATTTTCTTCACTTTCACTTGTAAGGATCGAACAATATCCAcgtttaaattattaatcctATCCAcgtttaaattattaatcctCATAAATTGATGAAATCGTGCAAGTATACCCTTATATTTGGACTGCACTTGTACCAGCTATCAAATGTACATCTTTATCCTGTATAACGTAGAATTTTCGGATATCCCCCTACATCTCCGTCGCTAACATCAATGGCTAAGAGCAAGTCCGCCATTTCAATCATTAGATAACCATCACTAAACACTAAGCAGAACccgtagcagcagcagatgcaCTCGTGCTCGGAATTGCCGCAGCAATGTCTCCCATACCGGCCATGTTCATCTCAAAATTATCATTGACCTCACCTCCATCCTCAGTCCAGTACCCCTCAGGAGACAGCGAGTCATCGCGCTTGGCATTCACTCAGATTGAGATCCAAGCGAAGATACCGTCCGAGAAACTGTCACCGAGAAGAACATACTCCATGAACGGGTCAGTCGTGTCTGCCTCCGTTTGCAGAATGGAGTCGTCGGCGTTCTCAGTCAGACTCTGGGTATTGGTCGAGTAGGGACCCGTCTTCTCGACCTCGGTAATTGGGTCCTGTTCGAAGAAGATCTGGCCCACATGCGAGGAGTGGCCGTCGTACATGCCGGCGATGGTGCCATTGGGAAGGATTTTGGTTTCGTTTCGTTGGCGGGGTGGGTGACGACTATGCATTTAACGTTTATTAGTTTGGGAGCCTTCCAAAACAGCGAAGAGGTAAATGGAAGGATAACGATTGGGGAGGGGTATAGGTGTACGTACCATGAATATGAACCGCTCGGCCAGCATAATTCCCGGGGAAGATCGATTCGAAACGCACGACTCCGTCGTGTCCGCTGGGCTGGACGCCGCGCAGGAGGGTCGTGTTGGTGTTGCCTTGGGTCAATTTATAGAGAGTGATACCTGTAGCAATACCGCTTCATAGGCTGGACTGGAATATTGATATGTAATCATCTTGGGAAAGCTTGGACTAAAGTCTGCTTCTGGGTACTAGAAGAGTCAATGTTAAAGCAGCCAACATAGTATGTCCTTCATATTCCGAACCTGGTGAATACTAGGCCCAGCTGACGAGTTTTATTGTGGGCTTCCAAGATCCGTCCCCACCTAGTAGGACTGGATATCTAGAAGTTTAGCTCTGTCCCTTAATGCGGTTGAATGGACGTTAGTTGAGCATCTTTCGATATCATGACCGTATTCGAGTAGACCCAAAGAGTTTTCATGACTAGGCTTTAGTTGTCTGGATATACCAGTGCAAACAATACCTTGCTACTATAGCATCCGGGCTCAATCTACACAGCCACAGTAATGTGGTATTTCTGGCGTTCATCATTGCACAGTCGCGTTTTGATCATGGTATTTTTAAATCCCTAGCCATCTTGGATGGTGTACTGATAGCCCAATATTAGGTTAGGACAAGGTAGTTTGTCCAGCTTCTATGAATTTGTATGTTATACACTCCGACCCCAGAAGGTGAAAGTTAAAAGAGATTCATAGCCTGTACAGATATCTCCAATACCCGAAATAACCCTACCCATATCCAAAATAAGAGCAGCCACTAGACTGCATAAAATCGATATATACTACTCCAGTTAGGGGATATATAGCTCAGAACAAATTTCACAAGGAATTAGCCTAGAACCAATCACCTGTATTGCTTGAAGTTTGGAAGAAAGATAACTACACTTATGCATCCTTGACCTGAATATGATCATATCACTACCAAATCCCGTCTCCCATCCTCACTCGTACTTATATCTCTCCTCCAATTCCTGTGAAAAATAGCATTTAGCAGCAGTTACCGAAAGCAAGTAGCATGAACCATAGCACTCACCCAGTACTTATTAAACCCAACACCTTCACAAACTTGGTCATATGTCAGTATCATAGGCGGCGCTCCAACCGTCATGCTCCGCTTCAACCCATCAAGGGCTTCACGGAGTCCCCGCAAATGTGCGGCGACCAACGTCCACGGATACGCCACAGCGCAGAACCCCAATTCCGCAAGGTCCTTGGCCGACAAGTTTTCGGTCTTACCGCCTTCGATAATATTTGCGAAGGTCGGAATGCCCACTTCTTGCACGCAGCGTGTCATGGCCTCGCGGTCCGGCAAAGCTTCAACAAAAACCGCATCGACGCCGAGACGGCGAAACTCGTGTGCTCGGGACATGGCTTCGTCCCACCCGTGGATAAGAGCATCCGTCCGTGCCAGGATGAATATATCGAGGCCTTCATTGCGGGCGTCACAGGCGGCTTTGATACGAGCGAAGGCTTCCTCGCGCGACACGACGCTTTTCCCTTTCGTGTGGCCGCATCCTAAAAGTGGTTAGTATGTCACACAAGAACGGAAAGAGAATATGAGATATACTCTTAGGCCATTGCTGATCTTCAATCATAACTCCAGccgcaccagcagcagcaaagctcTCCACTGTCCGCTTGACGTTCAATGGACTGCCATACCCCGTGTCACCATCCGCCATAACAGGAACCGACACCTGCCGGACGGCATCACGAATTTTGTCGCACATCTCAGCCATAGCAATGTACCCCGTATCGGGGAGGCCGTAGGAGCTGGCAACCGCGTACCCGGCAAGGAAGACCATGGGAAACCCGGCCTCCTCGACCAGGCGAGAGGAAAGACCGTCGTAGGAGCATGCGTGCGCAAGGATCTTGTTTGGGTCTCCATGTGCCTCGAGCATCATCGTACGGAGACGAGATGCCTGAAGCGATGGGATTTTGCCGCGCACGTTTGGCAGTTTGACAGTCACATCCTGCGTGGTGCCATTCTGGGGTCCAATACCTGGTTTGTGGGTCCGCAGGGAGTCGAACTGGAAAGGGTAAGGCACTTCGCTGGTAGACATGATCAGAATTGGGTTTAGCGTTTATAGAGTAGGTCAAAATACTTCAGTTGCAAGAATATTGGGCTTGAGACAAATGTGCACGTTCACTTGACGTTTTATGAAGCCCTCAATTCCCCACGGATATTTCGAGCTTCGGGTATTTGGCAATATCCGCCACCCCGCTCCGCTATGTCGGCAGtagggaagaagagtttCAATTTCATGTTTTGATGCATGAACCCCGTGGGGAAATGCGATCCATTGACCTGGTAGGCCCCAGATTGCGGGGAAGGCCATGCAGGCTCTCCTTCTGCATGGGAGTATAGCACCGTGGTCCTATAAAAGGGGCCATTGAGCGCAACATGGACTTTGCAGTTGAGGAAGTACAACCATCCCTATCTTTTAAGGCAAAACTTCACACAGTATGAGTCAAGACTTTAAACCTATCGATGATCCAGGTAGTGAGCACATTGAGGGAGTGGATCCAGATTGCATGGACCATACGCTTCAACGAGTTCAAGTCAGTCCAGAACGACAAAGGTCAATCGTTCGGAAGGTCGGCTATTCCTTCTGTGTGGTATAGAATGAGTGAAGCTAAGTTCCAGAAAGTTTGACCGACATCTATTGCCGCTCCTTTGCGTCTTGTATATTTTGTCATACTTGGACCGCGGTAAGTGCACCATGTCTCCGTTCCGTCTCATCATTGCTCATGCCATTTTAAAGGCAACATCGGCAACGCAAAGATTGCCGGGCTCCAAGAGAGTCTAAATCTGGATGATTCAGACTGGTCCTGGGTCCTGAACAGCTTCTATCTGTGCTATACTGTCTTTGAGTGGACAAACCTACTGTGGAGACTATTTCCCGCGCACTATTATGTGGCAGTTTTGTGCATCTGGTGAGTAGTCCCTGCAACCGTATCATCGtcgtattatataaattaaactatCGCTTGAATACAGCTGgggtgctgctgccatgTGTAGCGGAGCAGTTCACAACCTTGGTGAGCTTATTGTGTGTCGGTGCTTGTTGGGTGTGTTCGAAGCCAGCTTCGGCGCTGGGGCACCTTATTTCCTCTCCTTGTTCTACCAACGGCATGAGCTAGGGCTCCGCGTGTCGGTACTTCTAGGAATGTCTCCGATCGCGAACTGCTTTGCCTCTGCACTGGCATATGGCATTACTCAGATCCGGAATGGACTTGAGCCATGGCAGTATCTCTTTCTGATTGGTGAGTCTCGTCCATCTCTCTGGACCATCCACAGGAATTTCCAAAAAATAACCCTTGAATGTAGAAGGGGCACCTACCGTCATAATCTCCGTCgttgtgtttttctttctcccggATAGCCCCGGGTCGGCCCGGTTCTTGGatgagcagcaacaagcagATGCAGTTGGGCGCTTGACAACGCAAGACCGCACGGCGAAAGACCGCGTGCATTGGAAGCAAATCTGGAGTGGTCTCCTGGACTATAAGAACTATGTGCACATGATCATCCATTTCTGTTGCAATTATTCCTTTGCGGGTCTGTCCAATTTCCTGCCCACTCTCATTGAAGATATGGGCTACGTCTCCGTCCACGCTCAGGGCCTCACAGCCCCTCCCTATCTGGGATCTTTCATCTGCTGCCTGGCAGCCGCCTTCCTGTCGGACCGGTTGGGTAACCGAGGCTTGGTAGTGGTAGGATTCTCGACAATAGGCTTGGTTGGCTACTTGATGCTGGCCTGTGTACACGATGCTAGCGCAGATGGGGTACGGTATGCAGGTATCTGGTTAGCAACATGTGGAGTGTTCCCGTCTCTCGCGATTAACATTACCTGGTTACTGAATAACCAGGGTGGCGACAGTAAACGAGGAGCCGGGATGGCAGTGTTAGCGATATTCGGGCAGTGCTCGAGCTTCGTCAGCAGCTCTTTATTTCCGGCCACTGATGCACCCAACTATACGCGTGGGTGTGCTGCGGGAGCAGGCTTGACGGGCTTAGTGGTGGTTCTTGGCGCCGTGCTACACTGCAAACTCAGGCTCGAAAATGCTCGACGGAACCGGGTGCATGGTCGCGTGAGTGAGGAACATGCTATTGATGTGACGgaagctggagatgatgatcctAATTTTCGCTATATCACTTAGTTAACCTCAGTCACTGTAACTAGTATGCACTAATGATTTCGAGTGTCGTGGGGCAAGTACACCCGAACTTAGGTTTAGCGCGATATAAAAGTGTCGGGTATTTGGCAATTGCCGAACTGCggcttcccttctcttcaacaTCCTCTCTTACTTACCCCGGCATCATGGAACGCAAACCCAGCAGGCCATCCCGCAGTCGAGCAGTAAGCCGGTACCAGTATCAGAGAGCATATCAGGCCTGCATCCCTTGTGCAAGACACAAAACTAAATGCAAGCGCAGTGACAATGCAATCACCTGCGAAAGGTGCGAAAAGAAGGGCATCCGGTGCATGTCTAGTAGCAAGCGACCATGGTCGCGAAGCACCCCTAAAGGGAATAAACTAAATACGTATTCACCGCTAGTCACCCCGGATGCTGAAACTGATCCAGCACTAAGGATGAGAGAGATCCATGATGTGGACGGTTCACGAAGTCCGTCGTGGGTCCATCTTCAAAGATATTCTCTGTAAGCAGTCACTAACCCGAATAGTGTAACTGAGGCCCGAAGGGCGGACAGCTTAGAGCGAGGCATCGACCCAGAGCAACGGCGAATGACGAGTGGAAAGGATTTCTCTCAGTCAATGATGGAAACAGTGGTTTCCAACGAACAGGATGCCATGAGATTGCTATTCAAAGCAGCAGCCCCGTCAAAACATCCCACCGAAGTCGCCACACCCCTGTCGTCGAGACTCCACAGTGACAGCAATGCGGAGTATAGTTATCTAGACGCTCTTCGTGTGTGGAATGCATGCCGTTTTGTTCGGATGGGG includes the following:
- a CDS encoding uncharacterized protein (COG:S;~EggNog:ENOG410PQ8T;~InterPro:IPR032675), translating into MDRLPPELKLHVAGGRRVAGSSASLITGQPSVDIGDYLEQTLPEDIDVSLLCQFVGDWTPTIALVKRLPCLQQLTILAFARYAELLDVVAEVHPSCRVSIFTLSRFSPRWILYWSEWLRSPVLYAVTVICHDERHMRTFREDPDRALWDLLHQARQIKYLSLQISVKPFDWIISESTRWSPSQLSESEINEAPRAKLETLSLPLITKMTASQLQRWSQMTDLAYLTEWAAGTIEEMTTLTAITELQPFRALKRLTLRLDQPKDSPCWPRAVKRMFRSLPPLNYLYLLGRYNPAILPTAILKRHGPTLTELKLYYKRSQFQQINEARPLSLRKQSAPTFPPAVITNIAACCPALQTLCICVQRYRGHPIEAQTYDALAKFPVLQKLDLVLNCVAASKADGTPSPPRELTAYEQELFPYRFGQISKWTIRDSMINSAIDESLVKAIFNRILMGQQGRSLQLLRLHPHLGKFEPWMSTDTRNRLPVSAGEMIKELAGAWQVDWPRYGKPQLENRFRPSRDQEAVTIPKDGEIFESIWPSTREPKTWPLEWCSWPLQ
- a CDS encoding isocitrate lyase/PEP mutase family protein (COG:C;~EggNog:ENOG410QDJM;~InterPro:IPR039556,IPR015813,IPR040442;~PFAM:PF13714;~go_function: GO:0003824 - catalytic activity [Evidence IEA]) translates to MSTSEVPYPFQFDSLRTHKPGIGPQNGTTQDVTVKLPNVRGKIPSLQASRLRTMMLEAHGDPNKILAHACSYDGLSSRLVEEAGFPMVFLAGYAVASSYGLPDTGYIAMAEMCDKIRDAVRQVSVPVMADGDTGYGSPLNVKRTVESFAAAGAAGVMIEDQQWPKRCGHTKGKSVVSREEAFARIKAACDARNEGLDIFILARTDALIHGWDEAMSRAHEFRRLGVDAVFVEALPDREAMTRCVQEVGIPTFANIIEGGKTENLSAKDLAELGFCAVAYPWTLVAAHLRGLREALDGLKRSMTVGAPPMILTYDQVCEGVGFNKYWELEERYKYE
- a CDS encoding uncharacterized protein (COG:Q;~EggNog:ENOG410PIXU;~InterPro:IPR015889;~go_function: GO:0005506 - iron ion binding [Evidence IEA];~go_function: GO:0016702 - oxidoreductase activity, acting on single donors with incorporation of molecular oxygen, incorporation of two atoms of oxygen [Evidence IEA];~go_process: GO:0055114 - oxidation-reduction process [Evidence IEA]), translated to MHSRHPPRQRNETKILPNGTIAGMYDGHSSHVGQIFFEQDPITEVEKTGPYSTNTQSLTENADDSILQTEADTTDPFMEYVLLGDSFSDGIFAWISI
- a CDS encoding uncharacterized protein (COG:T;~EggNog:ENOG410PQEF;~InterPro:IPR000719,IPR011009,IPR008271;~PFAM:PF07714,PF00069;~go_function: GO:0004672 - protein kinase activity [Evidence IEA];~go_function: GO:0005524 - ATP binding [Evidence IEA];~go_process: GO:0006468 - protein phosphorylation [Evidence IEA]), with translation MKSPCPRFLCCSWRVTSSGFPNVYRPKFISAELSTAASAGLICQGERGTRFRLVRPLGTPARDKASNVWLAIDESRPDAEYIIKLPPGDNNDSPWSNTALAALKHELEMQRLFAKDPMIRRLVDYVPESEPVGPMMVLEAFTDSLWDARNARPFTAKEIKWIMKGVLLGIYTVHMRGLVYTDLKMENVVLGGFDSSKPSENFRDLIVRLADCGSISKPSTREITSLTYRSPEVHFGKSWTSSTDVWSWGIILAQLFQAQVDFRSAGIYDSIQSKSLEEKRDTIRGQLAIDFDLSSLPFYAEDKQCARILPTPQPERAYMWANNMVEKGVPGNDIHFLVEVLPPDPNARLTVREILESGYLDG
- a CDS encoding uncharacterized protein (COG:G;~EggNog:ENOG410QDHJ;~InterPro:IPR020846,IPR011701,IPR036259;~PFAM:PF07690,PF00083;~TransMembrane:12 (i45-62o88-107i114-133o145-164i176-195o207-227i275-294o314-331i338-356o368-390i402-423o429-452i);~go_function: GO:0022857 - transmembrane transporter activity [Evidence IEA];~go_process: GO:0055085 - transmembrane transport [Evidence IEA]) gives rise to the protein MSQDFKPIDDPGSEHIEGVDPDCMDHTLQRVQVSPERQRSIVRKFDRHLLPLLCVLYILSYLDRGNIGNAKIAGLQESLNLDDSDWSWVLNSFYLCYTVFEWTNLLWRLFPAHYYVAVLCICWGAAAMCSGAVHNLGELIVCRCLLGVFEASFGAGAPYFLSLFYQRHELGLRVSVLLGMSPIANCFASALAYGITQIRNGLEPWQYLFLIEGAPTVIISVVVFFFLPDSPGSARFLDEQQQADAVGRLTTQDRTAKDRVHWKQIWSGLLDYKNYVHMIIHFCCNYSFAGLSNFLPTLIEDMGYVSVHAQGLTAPPYLGSFICCLAAAFLSDRLGNRGLVVVGFSTIGLVGYLMLACVHDASADGVRYAGIWLATCGVFPSLAINITWLLNNQGGDSKRGAGMAVLAIFGQCSSFVSSSLFPATDAPNYTRGCAAGAGLTGLVVVLGAVLHCKLRLENARRNRVHGRVSEEHAIDVTEAGDDDPNFRYIT